The genomic region CGTCGGCGACGGGTGTCGAGGAGCCCCGCGATGAACAGCCCATCGGCGACGCTTCCGTCGCTGAGCCTCCGCTCGCCGCAGCGGGGGCGATGAACGGAACGTCCGCCGAGCACGACACGGAGGTGGTGCGCGATGGCGAATAGTCGTGCGATCGCGCGCGGAGGCGTCAGAGTGCTCGCGGGAGTCGTGGGCACCGCCGTGGCCGTCGCCGCGCTCGTCGGTGCCGCCGTCGTGCCGCTGCCCGCCTTCACGGTGAACCCGCCCTCGAAGACGGTGTCACCGGTGCCCGCGAACCAGCAGCGGGTGTGTCCCGGTGGGCTGCTCGAACTGGGAGACGGGTCGGCGGCGTCGTCGCTCACGTCGATCGGCGCTGCATCCACCAAGACCGAAGCGACCACGCAGGTCGTCACGAAGAGCCTCGCCACGCCGAGCGTGCACAGCGACGACGGCGCGCCGCGCACGATCAGCACCAACTCCACCGGAGCGGCGCAGCGCCCGTTGATCGCCGGGGCGCAGTCCCAGACCGCGTCGTCTGCGGACACGGCCGGTCTCGTGGCGGTGGCGTGCGGCGAGGCGACCTCGGACAGCTGGCTCGTCGCGGGCGCGACGACGCTGGGCGCCACGAGCCTCGTCATGCTGAACAACCCGACCGCGGTCGACGCGACGGTCGATCTCACCGTCTACACCGAGGCGGGACGGGCGGACGCTGCGGGGTCGACGGGCCTGATCGTGCGGGCGAAGTCGCAGCTGGTGGTGCCGCTGACCGGTCTGGTTCCGAACGCGCAAGCGTCCGTGGTGCACGTGCAGGCCTCGGGCGGCAGCGTCTACGCGGTACTGCAGCAAAGCGCGGTGTCAGGACTCGCGCCGCAGGGCGTCGACCTGGTCGCGCCCACCGCGGAACCGGCCACCTCGCTGGTGATTCCCGGCATGACGGTCAAGAACCTCGGCAAGGCCGCAGGTGCCGACGGCGCATCGAACCAGATCCCCGCGGTGCGTCTGCTCGCGCCGGGAACCTCGGCGGCCCATGTCACAGTGACCGCCACCTCGGAATCGGCGGCGAGCGTGCAGGCCACCTCCCGCATCACCCTGCAGGGGGCACCGTGCGCGAGGTGCCGCTGAACAATCTCATCGACGGGTCGTACACCGTGCGCATCACGTCCGACACCGCGGTCGTCGCTGCGGCGCGCACCGTGGATGCCGTCGCCGCGACATCCAAGAGCGAGTCGGCCACTGCGCAGGCGGAGGCCGCCACCCAGGACTTCGCGTGGTTCGTCGCGACCCAGCCGCTGCAGCAGAAGACGTTGTTCGCCGTTCCGAAGGGCCCTGCTCCGACGCTGCACCTCGTGAACGACGGAGCGAAGGATGCCTCGCTCACGCTCACGTCCGCCGCCGGCGACTCGAAGACGGTCACCGTCGACGCGGGCGCGACGCTCGCCGTGAGCGTCGACGCCTCAGAGGGCTACACGCTGGAAGGCGCGGCCGGGCTGCGGGCATCCGTGAGCCTGACCGGCAACGGGCTCGCGGCGTCGTTCGGACTGAACCCGCCTGGGCCGCTCGCGCAGCCGATCACCGTCTACCCGAAGTAGGGCGGACGCGGCGTCGGCACCCGGGGAACCGGCTCTCCGTCCGGCTCTCGGGGCGGTCGGCCCGGTCTGCGGGCGTGCGGCACTCAGTAGTGCCCGAAGCGGCCGCCGGGGGCGATGTCCCACGGGTCGCGGCCGAGCAGTTCCGCAACGGCGCGGAAGACGCAGCTCTCGACGAGGAGCTTGCGGTGCAGGTCGTCGTTGCGGTGCAGTCGGGCGAGGCGCTCGATCGGCACTCGGTACAGGGTGATCGCCTTGTGCGCAGGGTCGACGCCCCAGCGCTGCACCTCGTCGAAGCCGAGCGCGGCGGACGGCGCGGCGGCGATCTGCACGCGCATGTCGCCGAGCTCGTCCGGCCAGAGGCCCTTGAGAAAATCGGCCGTGGCCGCCACAGTCATCTCGAACACGTCGATACGGTCCTGCAGCAGCGGCAGATGGGGGCCGGTCACCGGACCTCTGGCACCGCGACCGTGTCGGTCGGAGCGACGCACCGGGGTGGCGTATCGCACGGGCCGTGATCGGGGCATGTCGACCATCCTAGGGTCTGAGGCGCGCTCCGGAGACGTGCCGAGCGCGCCGCGCGATGGGCGAGAAACACGCTGATCCCGTCGGCCCCGGCAACGCCTTCGGGGCGCCGCCCGCGAGTAGTGTTAGGCCTCGATGACGGCCAGAACCTGCTCCAAGGTCGCGTGCTCTCGTGAAGCGGTCTCCACGCTCACGTACGACTACGCGGACTCGATGGCGGTCATCGGACCCTTGTCGACGGTGCGCGAGCCGCACACCTACGACCTGTGCGCCATTCACGCCGAGCGGCTCTCGGCCCCGCTCGGCTGGCAGATCGTGCGCCACCAGGCGTTGGGCGAGCCGCAGGGCGGCGTTCTGTGATCGGCCGGCGCCCGGTTCTCGCGTAACGTCGAGCGGCGCCCTGAGACAATGGGCGCATGACTTCGCTCTCCACCGACTCCCACGCGCCCGCGTCGGCGCCGGAACGCCCGTTCGAGTTCCGCGTGCGCGACCTCGCGCTCGCCGAGGCCGGCCGCCATCAGCTCCGCCTGGCGGAGCACGAGATGCCTGGTCTCATGGCCCTTCGCGCCGAGTTCGAGGATGCCCGACCGCTTGCCGGAGCCCGCATCGCCGGCTCCCTGCACATGACGGTGCAGACCGCGGTGCTCATCGAGACGCTCGTGGCGCTCGGGGCGCAGGTGCGCTGGGCGAGCTGCAACATCTTCTCCACGCAAGACGAGGCGGCGGCCGCCGTCGTCGTGGGGCCGAACGGCACCCCCGAGCATCCCGAAGGCGTTCCCGTGTTCGCCTGGAAGGGCGAGAGCCTCGAGGAGTACTGGTGGTGCACGTCGCGCGTGTTCGACTGGAGCGCGGAGGCTGCAGAGGCAGGCGCCGACTTCACCGGCCCGAACCAGATCCTCGACGACGGCGGCGACGCGACGCTGCTCGTGCATCTCGGTGCGCAGTTCGAGGCGGACGGGCGGGTTCCGGATGCCACGGCAGGCGACTCGCACGAGTACCGCGTCATCCTCGACCTGCTGCGCGCATCCCTCGTCGAGTCTTCCGACCGCTGGACGCGCGTCGCCGGCGGCATTGTCGGCGTCACGGAGGAGACGACCACCGGTGCGCACCGGCTGTACGAGCTGGAACGCGACGGAAAGCTGCGCTTCACGGCGATCAACGTCAACGATTCGGTCACCAAGTCGAAGTTCGACAACAAGTACGGCATCCGGCACTCGCTCGTCGACGGCCTCAACCGCGCGACCGACGTGCTGATCGGCGGCAAGGTGGCGTTCGTGGCCGGCTACGGCGACGTCGGCAAGGGCGCGGCCGAGGCGCTGCGCGGCCAGGGAGCTCGCGTGATCGTGAGCGAGATCGACCCGATCAACGCTCTGCAGGCCGCGATGGACGGTTTCCAGGTCTCCCGGCTGGAGTCCGTGATCGGTGAGGTGGACATCCTCATCACGGGCACCGGCAACAAAGACGTCGTGCGTCTCGAGCACATCCTCGGGCTCAAGCACCTGGCGATCGTCGCCAACGTCGGCCACTTCGACAACGAGATCGACATGGCCGCGCTCGAGTCGCTCGAGGGTGCGGAGCGGGTGGAGATCAAGCCGCAGGTGCACGAGTGGCGCCTGCCGAACGGCCGCAACGTGCTCGTGTTGAGCGAAGGTCGCCTGATGAACCTGGGCAACGCGACGGGGCATCCGTCGTTCGTGATGAGCAACTCGTTCACCAACCAGGTGCTCGGTCAGCTGGAGCTGCACGTCAACCTCGCGGCCTACCCGCTCGGTGTGTACACGCTGCCGAAGGTGCTCGACGAGAAGGTGGCACGGCTGCACCTGGATGCCCTCGGCGTCGAGCTCACGACCCTCACCCCCGAGCAGGCGGACTACATCGGCGTGCCGGTCGACGGCCCCTACAAGTCGGACCAGTACCGGTACTGACGATTGAGGCGTGGTCGGACGAGCTCGCTCGTTCGACCACGCCGATTGAGTCAGTTGAGCGGCGCAGCCGCGATCACTGACACTCTGCAATTGCGCCAGCTCTCGTCTGTTGCGCCACGTTTTCTGGCGCTGCAACCGAGAGCTGGCGCAATTGTCGGTGAGCGTGAGCGTGAGCGTGAGCGCGGGCGTGAGCGCGGGCGTCGGTGAGTGTGGGTGGTGACCGGAGCTCGCGCCGGCGCTCAGCGCTGCGGGAAGCCGGGCGGCAGTGCGCTGAGCGCGCCCTGCACCGAGGCGAGGCGTCTCTCCTGCCCGATCAGCGCCGCGTACTCGCGGTCGCGGCGCAGCGCGGCGACCGCGACGAGGAACGTCTCCGCATCCGTGTTCGGCAGCGGGGCCACGAACGGCGCGGCCTCGCGGGCGAGATCCGTGGCGACGCGGAGGCGGGCATCCGGAACCAGCGTCTGCGCGTGGCGCAGAAACTCGGCGATGCGCCGGGACAGACGTGGCGGGAGGGCGGCGACATCGGCAACCGTGGCCCAGGCGGCCAGGTGTTCTGGCAGCGGTCGCGGCGCAGGCGGAGTCGGGGGCATGCGCTGCAGCTGCGAATAGGTGCCGGCGAGCAGATCGCCCAGTCGTCGTGACCGTGGAGACAGCAGCCCGGTGATGGCGGCGATGCCGCCGAAGGTCAGATACACCTCGATCACGCCCGCGAGCGAGCGTACGAAGGCGTGTCGGAGCTGTTCCGCGCCGCCGTCGTCGCGCACGATGCGCGCCCCGATCGCGAGCTTTCCGAGGCTGCGCCCATGGCTCAACGTCTCCACGAGCGTGGGCACGAGGAGGAAGACCACGACGATGATCGTGACCTGAATGGCCGCCGTCGCCGACTGATCGAGCACCGAGCCCGCGGCGGAGAGCGCGAGCAACAGCCCCAGGAGCAGCGCGTACCCGGCGAGCACGTCGATGGCCAGGCCAGCACCGCGCAGCACGAAGGTCGCCGGCCTCGCATCGAACGCGACGGCCTCGCCCGTCAGCTGCCGATCGTCGTCGGAGTATTCGGCAAGGCTGCGATCGACGTAGCGCGCGTTGCTCGCCGCGGTCGCCGTCATGGCTACCATCTAAGCAGTCATGGATGCCGACGCCTACGCCGCCGCCCACAGTGCAGAGTGGGATCGCCTCGGCACGCTCGCCGCACGCCGCCGTCTCGACGGCGAGTCGTCCGACGAGTTGATCGCCGCCTACCAGAGCGGGGCGACCCAACTCTCGGACCTGAGCTCGTCCGACGGCGACAGCGCCTACACGGACCGGCTCGCCACGGTGCTGGCCAGGTCGCGGCAGCGGTTCACCGGTGCCCGATCGAGTGCGACGAGCGTGATCGCCCGCTTCTTCGCGATCTCGCTGCCCGCCGCGCTGTACCGGGTGCGCTGGGTGACGCTGTTCGTCGCGCTCGCGACGGTGGCGGTGGCATCCCTCACCGCATGGTGGCTGGTCTCCGATCCGCGGGCGCTCGCGCAGGTGGGCACCGAGGCCGACCTCAAGCAGTATCTCAACCACGACTTCATCGACTACTACTCGCGCAACCCTGCGGCGTCGTTCGCCGGCCAGGTGTGGACCAACAATGCGTGGCTGGCGGCGCAGAGCATCGCCACGGGCATCCTCGGCGTGTACGTGCCGTACATCCTGCTGCAGAACGCCGTCAACGTCGGGGTCGCCGCCGGCATCTTCGTGCACTTCCACCGGTCCGACGTGCTGTTCTCCTACATCCTTCCGCACGGGATGCTCGAGCTCACCTCGCTCTTCGTCGCCGCGGCCGCCGGCCTGCGCATCTTCTGGGCGTGGATCGCCCCTGGCCCGCGCACGCGGGGCCAGGCGCTGGCGCAGGAGGGCCGCGCACTGTTCGCGATCGCGGTGGGAACGGCGATCAGCCTGTTCTGCTCCGGCCTCATCGAGGGCTTCGTCACCCCGTCGCCGCTGCCCGTGTGGCTCAAGATCGCGATCGGCGCGCTCGCGCTCGCGGCGTTCCTCTTCTACATGCTCGTGATCGGCCGACGTGCAGCACTCGCCGGCGAGACCGGCGATCTGGAGGCCGACGCACCACGTCGCCTCGTCGCGGCGTAGCTCGCATCGGCATCGGGTGGTGAAACGAATCGGGCTTCGAAGCGGAACGGGCCCGGCCGCGAAACGCGACCGGGCCCGTTGACGAAAGGCTGAGGCTACGCCTTCTTGGTGCCGTCGAACAGCGCCTTGAAGGTGAAGCCCGCGATCAGCGCACCGATGATCGGGGCGACGATGGTCACCCAGACCTGGCCGATGGCATCCGGACCGCCGTAGATCGCCGTGGCCAGCGCGCGCGCCGGGTTGAACGATCCGTTGGAGACCGGGATCGCGATGAGCGCGATCGTGGTCAGCGTGAGGCCGATGGCGAGCGGCGCGAAGCCGGCAGCCGCGCGCACGTGGGTCACGCCGAGGATGACGTAGAGGAAGAACGCCGTCGTGATGATCTCGATGATGAACACGGACCAGAAGCCGTATCCGCCGGGAGACAGCACGTCATAGCCCGTCGACGCACCCTTGAACTGCACGGTCAGGAAGTCGCCCTTCGCGCCCTTGGCTCCGGCGAGGATCCAGAGCAGGAAGCTCGAGGCGACGATGCCGCCGACCAGCTGGGCGATGATGTAGCCGATCACGTCGCGCCACGCGAAACGCTGCGCCGCCGCGAGGCCGAGCGTGACTGCTGGATTGAAGTGTCCGCCGGAGATCGGTCCGAAAGAATACGCACCGATCACGACCGAGAGGCCGAGCGCGAGCGAGACACCGACGAACCCGACGTTCAGCCCGCCGTCGCCGCCCTTGAAGCCGGCGGCGAAGAGTGCAGTGCCGACAACCGAGAACACCAGCAGGAACGTTCCGAAGGCTTCGGCCGCGAGGCGTGCACCGAGAGAAGGAGAAACAGAGGCCTCCGGTGAGGCCGCCGCGGGAGTTGACTCTGACATCTTCACTTTCCTTTGCGGATGGTGTGGCCGGGCAGACAACACACGGGGACGTGCGTCCCGGCGGAAATCGACGCTAAGCGATCTCCCAGGTTCGGGCCGAGTCATTTCGCCGCATGTCGCAACGCCGCAACCGAGCCGTGACCTGGGGCGATGCAGGGCACGCAGCCGCGCATCGAGCGCTCAGAGCCGGCCGGATGCCTTCATCTTCAGATACCTGTCGGCCAGCGCGGGCGGCAGCTCGGCCGGTGACGCGCTGACGACGTCTGCCCCGAGCTGACGTATCGCGTCGCCCACGCGGGACGCATCGAGCAGCGCCCGCTGCGCGGACGCCGCCGTGTAGAAGGAATCGATGCCGCTTGCCGGTTGTCCGAGCTCGGCCACGCGCGGATCGGTGACCGACGCCACCACGACGGTGTGCGACCTGGCCAGCTGCGGCAGCGTGGAGAGCAGTCCGGAGCTCGAACCGGGGGTGGAGGCGTCTGTCAGCAGCACGACGAGCGCATGCCGATGGGTGACCTGGCGTATCTGGGTCGGCACGGCCGACCAGTCCGTCTCGATGAGCTGCGGCTGCACGTCGGCCAGCGCCGTCACGAGCCGGTTCAGGAGAACCGCGCCCTTTGCGCCCATCACGCGTGCACGTACCCGACGATCGAACGCGAGCACGTCGACCCTGTCGCCGCCGCGATCGGCCAAGGCCGCGAGGAGCAGCGCCGACTCCATGAACGTGTCGAGCCGCGGCTCGTCGGCGATCCGCGCGGCCGAGGCGCGCCCGCTGTCGATCACGATGACGACGCGGCGGTCACGCTCGGGGCGCCACGTGCGCACCATGATCCCCGACCCGGCGCGTGCTGCCTGCGAGGTGCGCGCAGTGGCCCGCCAGTCGATCGATCGCACGTCGTCGCCGGCGACGTAGTCGCGCAGGGAGTCGAACTCGGTGCCCTCTCCGCGCACCATGAGCGGGGTCGCGCCGTCGAGCTCGCGCAACCGGGCCAGGCGCGACGGCAGGTGCTTGCGCGACCGGAAGGGCGGAAGGACCCGCAGCTCGGCAGGAGCTCCGAGGGTGGCCTGACGCGACCACAGGCCGAGCGGGCCCGCGCTGCGGATGACGATGAACGCCGAGCGCCGCGTGCCGCGACGGCGGGGTGTGAGGGTGATGCGGAGCAGCCTGCGCTCGCCGACCGGCACATCGAGCGGCAGGCGGGCCGGTGCCGCGCCTGCGGAGGGCTCCCAGCCGTCGCGGAGCGTTCCGTGCAGCCGCCTCGTGCCGAGGTTGGTGACCGTCAGGGTC from Humibacter ginsenosidimutans harbors:
- a CDS encoding DUF58 domain-containing protein, with product MTVSGRFVALLAVGLVPVVVFGDTASLAYLVLACWLVFCCALGVVDLVAAASPRRVRVERSPSARVRLDESVVGTLTVTNLGTRRLHGTLRDGWEPSAGAAPARLPLDVPVGERRLLRITLTPRRRGTRRSAFIVIRSAGPLGLWSRQATLGAPAELRVLPPFRSRKHLPSRLARLRELDGATPLMVRGEGTEFDSLRDYVAGDDVRSIDWRATARTSQAARAGSGIMVRTWRPERDRRVVIVIDSGRASAARIADEPRLDTFMESALLLAALADRGGDRVDVLAFDRRVRARVMGAKGAVLLNRLVTALADVQPQLIETDWSAVPTQIRQVTHRHALVVLLTDASTPGSSSGLLSTLPQLARSHTVVVASVTDPRVAELGQPASGIDSFYTAASAQRALLDASRVGDAIRQLGADVVSASPAELPPALADRYLKMKASGRL
- a CDS encoding DUF5719 family protein, with the protein product MANSRAIARGGVRVLAGVVGTAVAVAALVGAAVVPLPAFTVNPPSKTVSPVPANQQRVCPGGLLELGDGSAASSLTSIGAASTKTEATTQVVTKSLATPSVHSDDGAPRTISTNSTGAAQRPLIAGAQSQTASSADTAGLVAVACGEATSDSWLVAGATTLGATSLVMLNNPTAVDATVDLTVYTEAGRADAAGSTGLIVRAKSQLVVPLTGLVPNAQASVVHVQASGGSVYAVLQQSAVSGLAPQGVDLVAPTAEPATSLVIPGMTVKNLGKAAGADGASNQIPAVRLLAPGTSAAHVTVTATSESAASVQATSRITLQGAPCARCR
- a CDS encoding metallopeptidase family protein; the encoded protein is MPRSRPVRYATPVRRSDRHGRGARGPVTGPHLPLLQDRIDVFEMTVAATADFLKGLWPDELGDMRVQIAAAPSAALGFDEVQRWGVDPAHKAITLYRVPIERLARLHRNDDLHRKLLVESCVFRAVAELLGRDPWDIAPGGRFGHY
- a CDS encoding DUF5719 family protein — translated: MPLNNLIDGSYTVRITSDTAVVAAARTVDAVAATSKSESATAQAEAATQDFAWFVATQPLQQKTLFAVPKGPAPTLHLVNDGAKDASLTLTSAAGDSKTVTVDAGATLAVSVDASEGYTLEGAAGLRASVSLTGNGLAASFGLNPPGPLAQPITVYPK
- a CDS encoding RDD family protein: MTATAASNARYVDRSLAEYSDDDRQLTGEAVAFDARPATFVLRGAGLAIDVLAGYALLLGLLLALSAAGSVLDQSATAAIQVTIIVVVFLLVPTLVETLSHGRSLGKLAIGARIVRDDGGAEQLRHAFVRSLAGVIEVYLTFGGIAAITGLLSPRSRRLGDLLAGTYSQLQRMPPTPPAPRPLPEHLAAWATVADVAALPPRLSRRIAEFLRHAQTLVPDARLRVATDLAREAAPFVAPLPNTDAETFLVAVAALRRDREYAALIGQERRLASVQGALSALPPGFPQR
- the ahcY gene encoding adenosylhomocysteinase; amino-acid sequence: MTSLSTDSHAPASAPERPFEFRVRDLALAEAGRHQLRLAEHEMPGLMALRAEFEDARPLAGARIAGSLHMTVQTAVLIETLVALGAQVRWASCNIFSTQDEAAAAVVVGPNGTPEHPEGVPVFAWKGESLEEYWWCTSRVFDWSAEAAEAGADFTGPNQILDDGGDATLLVHLGAQFEADGRVPDATAGDSHEYRVILDLLRASLVESSDRWTRVAGGIVGVTEETTTGAHRLYELERDGKLRFTAINVNDSVTKSKFDNKYGIRHSLVDGLNRATDVLIGGKVAFVAGYGDVGKGAAEALRGQGARVIVSEIDPINALQAAMDGFQVSRLESVIGEVDILITGTGNKDVVRLEHILGLKHLAIVANVGHFDNEIDMAALESLEGAERVEIKPQVHEWRLPNGRNVLVLSEGRLMNLGNATGHPSFVMSNSFTNQVLGQLELHVNLAAYPLGVYTLPKVLDEKVARLHLDALGVELTTLTPEQADYIGVPVDGPYKSDQYRY
- a CDS encoding aquaporin, translating into MSESTPAAASPEASVSPSLGARLAAEAFGTFLLVFSVVGTALFAAGFKGGDGGLNVGFVGVSLALGLSVVIGAYSFGPISGGHFNPAVTLGLAAAQRFAWRDVIGYIIAQLVGGIVASSFLLWILAGAKGAKGDFLTVQFKGASTGYDVLSPGGYGFWSVFIIEIITTAFFLYVILGVTHVRAAAGFAPLAIGLTLTTIALIAIPVSNGSFNPARALATAIYGGPDAIGQVWVTIVAPIIGALIAGFTFKALFDGTKKA
- a CDS encoding stage II sporulation protein M gives rise to the protein MDADAYAAAHSAEWDRLGTLAARRRLDGESSDELIAAYQSGATQLSDLSSSDGDSAYTDRLATVLARSRQRFTGARSSATSVIARFFAISLPAALYRVRWVTLFVALATVAVASLTAWWLVSDPRALAQVGTEADLKQYLNHDFIDYYSRNPAASFAGQVWTNNAWLAAQSIATGILGVYVPYILLQNAVNVGVAAGIFVHFHRSDVLFSYILPHGMLELTSLFVAAAAGLRIFWAWIAPGPRTRGQALAQEGRALFAIAVGTAISLFCSGLIEGFVTPSPLPVWLKIAIGALALAAFLFYMLVIGRRAALAGETGDLEADAPRRLVAA
- a CDS encoding DUF3499 family protein; its protein translation is MTARTCSKVACSREAVSTLTYDYADSMAVIGPLSTVREPHTYDLCAIHAERLSAPLGWQIVRHQALGEPQGGVL